DNA from Brucella melitensis bv. 1 str. 16M:
TGGACGAGAAAGATCGTTATCTCAAAGTACCAGAAGCAGCGGAAACGTTTCTAACTGAGCTTCAGGAGGTTTATGACCAGTTACTTCAAGTGACGGTACCGATGCTCTTTGAAGATTGGCAACAGCTTTGGGACGACGAGAGTTAAATCGCGACTTCCATTGTGACCTTCAGTCCTTGATTGATGGCGATCCAGTCAAAACGCTGAGGCGTTCACGCCTTTGCCTTCAAATCCGCTTCGGCTTTTCATCCCCATTAAAACTGTCAGAGCAGCGCTCACAAACTGATAACCGCCAAGGCCTATGCGTGCCCGCCTCATGGGAATTGCGGTGCGCAAGGCCATTTTCCGCTTTTTGCTGGAGATGCTGGAGCGGCTCCTGTTTTGACAGAGTTGCCAGAACCGCTCTAACTATTTGTTTTTACACATTATCTGACACATCAAAGCGGGATCGGAAATCAGTCCTGTGGACTGATTTCCCGCTTAGGAGCTTCGCATTTTTGGCTCGAAATGCTAAAAAAACGCCGCGCTTTGCGCGCGGCGTTTGGTCAGCCCTTGAATGCATATTGCGCGATGGATTGCGGCTTCATCTCGATGGAAAAGCCAGGCAGCGAAGGCGGCATATAAGCCGCGTTCCTGATAATGCAGGGATCGAGGAAATGTTCGTGCAGGTGATCGACATATTCGATCACACGGCCTTCCTTGGTGCCGGAGACAGCCACATAATCGATCATAGACAGGTGCTGCACATATTCGCACAAGCCCACACCGCCCGCGTGAGGCCAGACCGGAAGGTCATACTTTGCTGCCATCAGCAGCACTGCCAGCACCTCGTTCAGGCCACCCATGCGGCAGCTATCGATCTGCACGACGTCGATCGCACCTTCCGCGATAAACTGCTTGAACATGATGCGGTTCTGGCACATTTCGCCGGTGGCAACCTTCACCGGACCAATTGCGGCGCGAATCTTGCGATGCCCGGCCACATCGTCGGGGCTGGTCGGTTCCTCGATGAAGAACGGATTGGCAAAGGCAAGCCGCCTCACCCACTCAATGGCCTGATCGACTTCCCACACCTGGTTGGCGTCGATCATGAGATAACGGTCCGGCCCGATAACCTCTCGCGCGATGGTCAGGCGGCGGATATCGTCTTCCAGATCGTGGCCCACCTTCATCTTGACGTGGTTGAAGCCTTCATCGATCGCTTCCTGGCAAAGCCGGCGCAATTTCGCGTCGTCATAGCCAAGCCAGCCAGCAGAGGTCGTGTAGCAGGCATAGCCCTCCGCCTCCAGCGTGGCGATACGCTCTGCCTTGCCGCTTTCAGCCTTCCGCAGAATTTCGATGGCTTCATCGCGCGTCAGCACATCGGTCAGATAACGATAATCCACGATATCGGCGATTTCTTCCGGCGAAAGCTCCGAGACCAGCCGCCAGACCGGCTTTCCCGCTTGTTTCGCAAGCAAATCCCAGATCGCGTTGACCACAGCGCCGGTGGCAAGGTGCATGGCGCCCTTCTCCGGGCCGATCCAGCGCAACTGGCTGTCACCCGTCAGGTGATGCCAGAACTTGCCGGGGGCGGCACGGATTTCATCAAGCGAAGCCCCCACGACCAGATGGCGCATGGCCAGGATCGCATGGCAGCAAATATCGTTACCGCGGCCGATGGTGAAGGTAAGGCCGTGCCCTTTCAGCGCCTCATCATCCGTATCGAGGATGACATAGGCCGCCGAATAGTCCGGGTCGGGATTCATCGCATCCGAGCCGTCCAGACTTTGCGACGTCGGAAAGCGCAGGTCGAAAACGCGCAGATCGGTGATTTTCGTCATTGTGTGTCCATTATCAGCTATCGGCGCGCACGTTCTGCTTCTGCGATCCGAGGCCCTCGATACCGAGTTCCACGACATCACCAGCCTTGAGATAGCGCGGTGGCTTCATGCCCATGCCCACGCCCGGAGGCGTGCCGGTGGAAATAATGTCACCGGGTTGCAGCGACATGAACTGCGAGAGATAGGAAACCAGATGCCGCACACCATAGATCATCGTTCTGGATGAGCCGTTCTGCATGGTTTCGCCATTGACCTTCAGCCAGACGGCAAGGTTTTCCGGGTCTGCGATCTCGTCCTTCGTCACCAGCCACGGGCCGGTCGGGCCGAACGTGTCGCAGGACTTGCCTTTGGTCCACTGGCCCTGGCGCTCGATCTGGAAAGCACGTTCGGAAACGTCATGGATGGTGCAGTAACCGGCGACATAATCAAGCGCGTCTTCCTCGCTTACATATTTCGCGGTTTTGCCGATGATAATGCCAAGCTCCACTTCCCAATCGGTCTTTTGCGAGCCGCGCGGAATGACAAGATCGTCATTGGGGCCGACGATGGCCGAAGTGGCCTTCATGAAGATGATCGGTTCTGACGGCACCGCCGCACCCGTTTCCGCAGCGTGATCGGAATAATTGAGCCCGATGCAGATGAACTTGCCCGTGCCCGCCACGCAAGGGCCGATGCGCGGATTGCCTTCCACCTTCGGCAGCGAATTGACATCCAGCGCGCCAAGCTTTGCCAGCGCATCCGGGTCAAGCGCGGCACCCGACAGATCGCTTACATGGGCCGACAGATCGCGGATGGTGCCATCGGCGTCGAGAAGGCCGGGCTTTTCCTGACCGGCTGCGCCATAACGAAGAAATTTCATAAGTCTACTCCTTAAAGGGACAGGTTGGGGGCGATCAGGGTTAGATCGACCATCCCCCATCGATGTTATAGGCCTGCCCGGTGGTATAGGTCGCGCCTGCCAGATAGACTGCGAGGTCGGCGATTTCCTCCGGCTGGCCGATGCGGCCGATGGGCTGGCGGGCGATGAAGGCAGCGCGGGCAGCCTCATAATCGCCCTGCGCCCGCAGGCGGTCCTGCAAGGATGGGCTTTCCACCGTGCCGGGACAAATGGCGTTGCAGCGGATGCCCTTGCTCACATAATCGGCGGCGACCGCCTTGGTGAGCCCGATTACCGCCGCCTTGGTCAGACCATAGACAAAACGATTCGACACCCCTTTGACGCTCGATGCGACGGAAGCCATGTTGATGATGGCGCCATCCTTGCGCTCCAGCATTCCCGGCAGCACGGCGCGGATGGTGCGGATCATGGAGCGGACATTCAGGTTGACGGCAAAATCCAGTTCCTCGTCCTTCATCTCAAGGATGGTCCCGTTGTGGACAAAACCGGCGCAGTTGAAGAGGATATCGA
Protein-coding regions in this window:
- a CDS encoding L-fuconate dehydratase; translation: MTKITDLRVFDLRFPTSQSLDGSDAMNPDPDYSAAYVILDTDDEALKGHGLTFTIGRGNDICCHAILAMRHLVVGASLDEIRAAPGKFWHHLTGDSQLRWIGPEKGAMHLATGAVVNAIWDLLAKQAGKPVWRLVSELSPEEIADIVDYRYLTDVLTRDEAIEILRKAESGKAERIATLEAEGYACYTTSAGWLGYDDAKLRRLCQEAIDEGFNHVKMKVGHDLEDDIRRLTIAREVIGPDRYLMIDANQVWEVDQAIEWVRRLAFANPFFIEEPTSPDDVAGHRKIRAAIGPVKVATGEMCQNRIMFKQFIAEGAIDVVQIDSCRMGGLNEVLAVLLMAAKYDLPVWPHAGGVGLCEYVQHLSMIDYVAVSGTKEGRVIEYVDHLHEHFLDPCIIRNAAYMPPSLPGFSIEMKPQSIAQYAFKG
- a CDS encoding fumarylacetoacetate hydrolase family protein; this translates as MKFLRYGAAGQEKPGLLDADGTIRDLSAHVSDLSGAALDPDALAKLGALDVNSLPKVEGNPRIGPCVAGTGKFICIGLNYSDHAAETGAAVPSEPIIFMKATSAIVGPNDDLVIPRGSQKTDWEVELGIIIGKTAKYVSEEDALDYVAGYCTIHDVSERAFQIERQGQWTKGKSCDTFGPTGPWLVTKDEIADPENLAVWLKVNGETMQNGSSRTMIYGVRHLVSYLSQFMSLQPGDIISTGTPPGVGMGMKPPRYLKAGDVVELGIEGLGSQKQNVRADS
- a CDS encoding SDR family oxidoreductase produces the protein MTIRLDGKTALVTAAGQGIGQASALAFVEAGAKVYATDINADALAKLEGIAGIVTRRLDVLDDAAVKALVAEIGQIDILFNCAGFVHNGTILEMKDEELDFAVNLNVRSMIRTIRAVLPGMLERKDGAIINMASVASSVKGVSNRFVYGLTKAAVIGLTKAVAADYVSKGIRCNAICPGTVESPSLQDRLRAQGDYEAARAAFIARQPIGRIGQPEEIADLAVYLAGATYTTGQAYNIDGGWSI